In a single window of the Rhodothermales bacterium genome:
- a CDS encoding TonB-dependent receptor, which translates to MPAPEDLSQAILRIVSIALAVGTLVTNSVRAQDATSSPDSLRSYALEEIVVVDVPRGERAPNTLQRLPLAGIALADASSADEIIRLIPAAHVQTNSRGESHVYLRGARERQVAVFFDGALLNVPWDSRFDLSLVPANVIGEIVVSKGAVSVLHGANAIGGTVDLKPRKVSRRGQLSELEIAGGSAGLVQGRLTQLSRASGVEYGLSAGYSRRAGLTLPTDHNLAFNQLRNDRRTNTDRSLMDVFGRVTHRLGNGGRIGLTLMHVDAEQGVAPEGHLDPDQSRVRYWRYPYRRNSMAIIGTDVPLGDRGAHVRGAIWLGRFAQGIQQYESAAYASLVDRQDDKDRTAGARFILHQPVRIGTIRLALNLLTSRHVQTDYALDPTGSLRPDAADLRFGQHIWSLGAEYEWRPPGRLMWQLGGSLDGSATPVTGDKPARNPEMAVSLTAGLRYAFDERTALRLSAGRKTRFPTMRELFGEALGRFLLNPELTAESRVMVEAGFEIRTRRFEGESVVFFERSYDTIDQRFVLLPDEAQARRQRINRAGGRSVGVEMVGRGRLAAGLTLAGHVTWVRAQTVDAGATVQAIETPEWLGIGTLRYNSRSGFSLLLQTLYTGRAYGIDDSNSLVPLATSVAFNVRAGYRLTSGRVVTEVFGRVDNVTDVLTLPQPGLPGPGRTFRFGLDLSLPGRKSGV; encoded by the coding sequence ATGCCAGCACCTGAGGATCTGTCGCAGGCCATACTTCGGATAGTGTCCATCGCTCTGGCAGTGGGTACTCTTGTCACCAATTCGGTCCGTGCTCAGGATGCGACCTCTTCACCTGATTCGTTGAGGTCATATGCCCTGGAAGAGATCGTCGTCGTTGATGTGCCGCGGGGCGAGCGGGCCCCGAATACTCTGCAGCGATTACCACTCGCAGGTATTGCCCTGGCCGATGCGTCTTCGGCTGACGAGATTATCAGACTCATTCCGGCCGCGCACGTGCAGACGAATTCCCGGGGCGAGTCGCACGTCTATCTGCGCGGTGCGCGAGAGCGACAGGTGGCCGTCTTCTTCGACGGTGCGCTGTTAAACGTCCCATGGGATAGTCGATTTGACCTTTCGCTCGTGCCCGCGAATGTCATTGGTGAGATCGTTGTTTCGAAGGGCGCAGTATCGGTACTGCACGGCGCCAACGCCATCGGGGGCACCGTCGACCTCAAGCCGCGCAAGGTTTCGAGGCGGGGCCAGCTATCGGAACTCGAAATTGCGGGTGGATCGGCGGGCCTTGTCCAGGGTCGATTGACGCAGCTTTCCCGTGCAAGCGGCGTTGAGTATGGCCTCAGTGCAGGCTACAGCCGTCGGGCCGGTCTCACCCTTCCGACCGATCACAATCTGGCCTTCAACCAGCTCCGGAACGACCGACGGACAAACACCGACCGTTCATTGATGGACGTCTTCGGTCGGGTCACGCATCGCCTTGGCAACGGCGGCCGCATTGGATTAACACTGATGCATGTTGATGCAGAGCAGGGTGTTGCGCCCGAAGGGCATCTAGACCCCGATCAGTCACGAGTCCGATACTGGCGCTATCCGTACCGTCGTAACTCGATGGCGATCATTGGAACGGATGTGCCGCTTGGTGATCGTGGAGCACACGTTCGTGGAGCGATCTGGCTAGGTCGTTTTGCACAGGGCATTCAGCAGTACGAATCCGCTGCGTACGCATCGTTAGTTGACAGGCAGGACGACAAAGATCGTACCGCTGGTGCACGCTTTATTTTACATCAGCCGGTTCGTATCGGCACGATTCGTCTCGCGCTAAACCTGTTGACATCGCGGCACGTCCAGACCGACTACGCCCTCGACCCGACAGGGTCGCTACGGCCAGATGCGGCTGACCTGAGATTCGGTCAGCACATCTGGAGTCTGGGTGCGGAATACGAGTGGCGGCCGCCCGGGCGTCTCATGTGGCAGCTTGGAGGAAGTCTAGACGGCTCGGCGACTCCTGTCACCGGCGACAAGCCCGCCCGCAATCCTGAAATGGCCGTGAGTCTTACCGCCGGCCTGAGGTATGCCTTCGATGAGCGCACCGCCCTGCGACTATCAGCCGGCCGGAAAACGAGATTCCCGACAATGCGCGAGCTGTTCGGTGAGGCGCTCGGTCGATTCCTCCTGAATCCCGAGCTTACGGCGGAGTCGCGTGTGATGGTTGAGGCCGGTTTTGAGATACGGACCCGGCGGTTTGAGGGCGAATCGGTCGTGTTCTTCGAGCGCTCGTATGACACGATTGACCAGCGCTTCGTACTCCTTCCTGATGAAGCGCAGGCCCGCCGACAGCGGATCAACCGGGCTGGGGGTCGATCCGTCGGTGTAGAGATGGTCGGACGGGGCCGTCTTGCTGCGGGACTTACACTCGCAGGTCACGTCACATGGGTGCGAGCCCAGACCGTTGACGCAGGCGCGACTGTACAGGCGATCGAGACGCCCGAGTGGCTGGGGATCGGCACCCTGCGGTACAACTCACGTTCGGGCTTCTCCTTACTTCTGCAGACCTTGTACACGGGGCGTGCGTACGGCATCGACGATAGCAACTCATTAGTCCCGCTCGCAACCTCAGTGGCCTTCAATGTGCGTGCTGGATATCGACTGACTTCCGGCCGAGTCGTTACAGAAGTGTTCGGCCGCGTCGACAACGTCACGGACGTGCTCACGTTACCACAACCAGGGCTTCCGGGGCCGGGACGGACCTTTCGGTTTGGACTCGACCTGTCGTTGCCAGGACGCAAGTCCGGGGTCTGA
- a CDS encoding 2Fe-2S iron-sulfur cluster binding domain-containing protein, with translation MTTPLHFYLNDKEIVATQPRETSVLDLLRNTQRLTGTKEGCREGDCGACVVLVGELRNDHLHYKPVTSCLMPIGQLQGKHLVTIEGLNQKELSTVQQAIVDEGASQCGFCTPGIVVSLTGYLLEHDQPVTIDGVKTALGGHLCRCTGYRSLKAVADHLQEAWSSESGVRPHAHSGLLPAYFERMPERLRSMAPNASPNGQTSADVYIAGGTDVYVQTDGDFSDIRVTVLSDLPEMEGITETHDAIDVGALTTFEDFGRHPAIVRMIPDIQAYMFLIASLQVRNRATLGGNVINASPIGDMTILFLALRAELSLSNGTSSRTVPLASFYQGYKELDKSPDEVLTRIRIQRPTANTRINWEKVSKRKCLDIASVNSAITIRVDGDRVVEASLAMGGVAPIPKLLTQTGDFLAGKSVTAKTVLGAVAVAQREISPISDIRGTATYKRLLARQLILAHFVRLFPEHIRLDELYEAP, from the coding sequence ATGACAACACCGCTGCATTTCTATCTGAACGACAAGGAGATCGTTGCTACCCAGCCGCGCGAAACATCGGTGCTCGATCTTCTGCGGAACACGCAGCGACTTACGGGAACGAAAGAGGGTTGTCGCGAGGGTGACTGTGGCGCTTGCGTTGTGCTCGTCGGCGAGTTGCGTAACGATCACCTCCACTACAAGCCGGTCACGTCCTGCCTGATGCCGATCGGCCAATTGCAGGGCAAACATCTTGTAACGATCGAAGGCCTCAATCAGAAGGAGCTCTCTACGGTGCAGCAGGCGATCGTGGACGAAGGAGCGTCGCAGTGCGGGTTCTGCACTCCGGGAATCGTGGTGTCACTGACGGGTTACTTGTTGGAGCACGATCAACCCGTCACGATCGACGGTGTCAAGACAGCGCTTGGTGGACACCTGTGCCGATGTACCGGCTACCGGTCGCTCAAGGCCGTTGCCGACCACCTGCAAGAAGCCTGGAGCAGCGAGAGCGGTGTCCGACCGCACGCTCACAGCGGATTGCTACCGGCGTACTTCGAGCGCATGCCGGAAAGGCTCAGGTCGATGGCCCCGAATGCCTCTCCGAATGGACAGACCTCAGCCGATGTCTACATCGCAGGAGGTACCGACGTATATGTCCAGACCGACGGCGACTTTTCAGATATACGCGTAACCGTGCTCTCCGACCTCCCGGAAATGGAGGGTATCACCGAGACTCACGACGCGATCGACGTGGGTGCGCTAACGACCTTCGAGGATTTCGGTCGACATCCGGCTATTGTTCGGATGATTCCGGATATCCAGGCCTACATGTTTTTGATCGCCTCCCTCCAGGTCCGCAATCGCGCTACGCTCGGAGGCAACGTGATCAACGCATCGCCCATCGGAGACATGACCATACTGTTTCTCGCATTGAGAGCAGAATTGTCTCTGAGCAACGGTACTTCTTCCCGAACCGTGCCACTGGCCAGTTTCTATCAAGGATACAAGGAACTTGACAAGTCACCGGATGAGGTCCTCACTCGAATCCGAATTCAAAGGCCGACGGCTAATACCCGGATCAACTGGGAAAAGGTCTCGAAGCGCAAGTGTCTCGACATCGCGTCTGTCAACAGCGCGATAACGATTCGCGTCGATGGCGATCGCGTCGTCGAAGCATCGTTAGCCATGGGTGGCGTGGCTCCAATTCCGAAACTTCTGACACAGACTGGCGACTTTCTCGCAGGCAAATCGGTGACAGCCAAAACGGTGCTCGGGGCTGTCGCAGTCGCGCAGCGAGAGATCAGTCCCATAAGCGACATCCGCGGCACGGCAACCTACAAACGACTGCTGGCCCGGCAGCTGATCCTTGCCCATTTCGTTCGGCTGTTTCCCGAACACATCCGTCTCGATGAGTTGTATGAAGCACCTTGA
- a CDS encoding molybdopterin-dependent oxidoreductase, with protein MKHLDAAYHTRGESEYVDDVRQPAGMLQAAVFASPVAHARITELQSDRARALPGVHAILDARDIPGENQIGPIIQDEPLLAEGDVHFVGQPVAVVLAESAEIARAAVRMIEIQYDERQAITDPREAFDRGEIIGTTRTFEMGDVDAAWALCAHVVEGRCDVGGQDHVYLETQRSRAVPLEGGRMRVFSSTQSPYAGQRTVARILGVPNNHVEIDVTRLGGGFGGKEDQATPWACLAALGAWHTGRPVELVLRRSEDMMMTGKRHPYSSDFKIGAAADGKILAYSVRHYQNAGAAADLSPAVLERTLFHSTNSYFIPNVRAFATSCRTNLPPNTAFRGFGGPQGMFVIESAIARLAETIGERAENIQRINLLIDGDTFPYGQTVEDGRATRTWEAAESSFDLPSIVQRVSSFNDSNFGIKKGVAVMPICFGISFTTTFMNQAGALVHVYTDGSVSVSTGGVEMGQGLVTNIAAIAATAFGIKPERIRIETTNTTRVANMSPSAASSTTLLNGNATLVAVREIVDRLKRAAIQELGAPDTSVITIEDEIVTCDGSQTSLTWAALTMAAHLRRVDLSAHGFFATPDIHFDKGKEMGKPFAYHTYGTAIIQTTVDCLRGTYDVDSVKIVHDMGRPLNRSVDLGQIEGGLAQGLGWMTMEDLQYDDMGRLMSGALATYKVPDVYFMPDDIQVEFLRDADEVLGPYGSKAVGEPPLMYGIGVFFALRNAMREFRPDVDLQFEAPITPERMLLALHPEIVHELSRLEPPIIEESV; from the coding sequence ATGAAGCACCTTGACGCAGCATATCATACGCGAGGCGAGTCGGAGTATGTAGATGATGTCCGGCAGCCGGCCGGAATGCTGCAGGCCGCGGTCTTCGCGTCGCCGGTTGCTCACGCCAGAATTACGGAACTGCAGTCGGATCGTGCACGGGCACTTCCGGGTGTCCACGCGATCCTCGACGCGCGCGACATACCGGGCGAGAATCAGATCGGGCCGATTATTCAAGACGAGCCGCTTCTCGCTGAAGGCGACGTACACTTTGTGGGCCAACCCGTTGCCGTGGTGCTCGCCGAATCGGCCGAGATCGCACGCGCTGCCGTTCGGATGATCGAGATCCAGTATGACGAGAGGCAGGCCATCACGGATCCGCGCGAAGCGTTCGACCGCGGCGAAATCATCGGCACGACCAGAACCTTTGAAATGGGCGACGTGGACGCCGCCTGGGCGTTGTGTGCACACGTGGTCGAAGGTCGATGCGATGTAGGTGGCCAGGATCACGTGTACCTTGAAACACAGCGCTCGCGTGCCGTGCCACTAGAGGGCGGCCGCATGCGTGTTTTCTCCTCCACCCAGAGCCCGTACGCGGGTCAGAGGACGGTCGCTCGAATACTGGGAGTTCCGAACAATCATGTCGAGATCGATGTGACGCGACTGGGCGGCGGCTTCGGAGGAAAGGAGGACCAGGCGACACCCTGGGCATGTCTGGCCGCGCTCGGCGCGTGGCATACTGGACGACCGGTCGAACTCGTCCTTCGTCGATCGGAGGACATGATGATGACGGGTAAGCGCCATCCGTACTCGTCAGACTTCAAGATCGGTGCCGCTGCCGACGGGAAGATTCTGGCTTACTCGGTGCGGCATTATCAGAATGCTGGAGCAGCGGCCGATCTCTCGCCCGCGGTGCTGGAACGCACACTGTTTCACTCGACTAACAGCTACTTCATCCCAAATGTCAGGGCGTTTGCCACGTCGTGCCGTACCAATCTTCCTCCCAACACTGCGTTTCGGGGATTCGGCGGACCACAGGGAATGTTCGTCATCGAGAGCGCTATCGCCCGCCTCGCCGAAACCATCGGCGAGCGTGCGGAGAACATTCAGAGGATCAACCTGCTGATCGACGGGGATACGTTCCCGTACGGACAGACGGTGGAAGACGGTCGCGCAACGAGGACGTGGGAGGCTGCGGAGAGCTCGTTTGACCTGCCGTCGATCGTGCAGCGTGTCTCATCATTCAACGATTCCAACTTCGGTATCAAGAAGGGCGTCGCGGTCATGCCGATCTGCTTCGGCATTTCGTTCACCACGACGTTCATGAATCAGGCCGGTGCTCTGGTCCACGTGTACACCGATGGCTCCGTAAGCGTGAGCACCGGAGGCGTTGAAATGGGTCAGGGTCTCGTCACCAACATCGCAGCGATCGCTGCAACAGCATTCGGCATCAAACCCGAGCGCATCAGAATAGAGACGACAAATACGACGCGCGTAGCGAACATGTCGCCGTCGGCGGCCAGCTCGACGACGCTGCTTAACGGAAATGCTACGCTGGTCGCAGTACGCGAAATCGTCGACCGCTTGAAGCGGGCGGCGATCCAGGAGCTGGGGGCGCCTGATACCAGCGTCATCACGATCGAAGACGAAATCGTAACATGTGACGGGAGTCAGACGAGCCTGACGTGGGCCGCACTGACCATGGCTGCACATCTAAGACGTGTAGATCTGTCAGCGCACGGATTCTTTGCGACGCCGGACATCCATTTCGACAAAGGAAAAGAGATGGGAAAACCGTTCGCCTATCACACGTATGGAACAGCCATCATTCAGACGACGGTCGACTGCCTTCGCGGAACGTATGATGTCGACAGCGTCAAGATCGTGCACGACATGGGACGACCTCTCAACCGGTCAGTCGACCTCGGGCAAATCGAGGGCGGACTCGCCCAGGGCCTCGGATGGATGACGATGGAGGACCTGCAGTACGACGACATGGGGCGACTGATGTCGGGAGCGCTGGCGACGTACAAGGTGCCGGACGTCTATTTCATGCCGGACGATATCCAGGTGGAGTTCCTGCGCGACGCCGACGAGGTTCTGGGGCCATACGGTAGCAAGGCGGTCGGCGAGCCGCCGCTGATGTACGGTATCGGCGTGTTCTTCGCACTTCGGAATGCCATGCGTGAGTTCCGGCCCGACGTCGATCTCCAGTTCGAGGCGCCCATAACTCCCGAACGGATGCTCCTGGCCCTGCACCCGGAGATAGTCCATGAACTTTCTCGTCTCGAGCCACCGATCATCGAGGAATCAGTGTGA
- a CDS encoding guanosine monophosphate reductase, with protein sequence MSQQAITYDDVLLVPAYNHSESRRLVDISMTDKRGLLTLQLPVMSSNMDTITESDMANYISAKGGVGVLHRFLSVDRNIAEYKKCTSTTFVSIGCSESDLERAEALRDAGASYFCIDVAHAHGKYVGATLKRLRDLLPSACIIAGNVATYAGADYLASCGADLIKVGIGGGSVCSTRIKTGFGVPMLTSIQQCAKTDRSVIADGGIRRPGDIVKALAFGADFVMLGGMLAGTAPTPGEVVTMDGRRVKEFRGMASQEAQDSFIGGVPDWRTAEGVSTYVEYREDIDEIIADMIGGLRSGLTYGGAITIRELQRKLEYLVVSQAGRTESLPHKAM encoded by the coding sequence ATGAGTCAGCAAGCCATCACCTACGACGACGTTCTTCTCGTGCCGGCATACAACCACAGCGAGTCGCGTCGACTGGTTGATATCTCGATGACGGACAAGCGAGGCCTTCTGACGCTTCAGCTTCCGGTCATGTCGTCCAACATGGACACGATCACGGAAAGTGACATGGCGAATTACATCTCGGCGAAGGGGGGAGTGGGCGTGCTCCATCGTTTCCTGTCCGTCGATCGGAATATTGCCGAGTACAAGAAGTGTACCTCCACTACGTTTGTATCGATCGGTTGCTCCGAGTCGGACCTCGAGCGGGCGGAAGCGCTGAGGGACGCGGGTGCGTCATATTTCTGTATCGACGTCGCGCACGCGCATGGAAAGTATGTGGGTGCGACGCTCAAACGTCTACGGGATTTGCTCCCGAGCGCCTGCATCATCGCGGGTAACGTGGCAACGTATGCGGGCGCCGACTACCTGGCATCGTGCGGGGCCGACCTGATCAAGGTCGGGATCGGCGGCGGGTCCGTCTGCAGTACCCGCATCAAGACTGGGTTCGGCGTCCCGATGTTGACGTCGATTCAACAATGTGCCAAAACGGACCGATCCGTCATTGCCGATGGGGGAATTCGGAGGCCGGGTGATATCGTGAAGGCGCTTGCGTTCGGAGCCGACTTCGTAATGCTTGGAGGAATGCTGGCGGGCACGGCCCCGACGCCCGGTGAGGTCGTGACGATGGACGGGCGCCGCGTGAAGGAGTTTCGGGGTATGGCCAGTCAGGAGGCGCAGGACTCGTTCATCGGTGGCGTGCCGGACTGGAGGACGGCGGAAGGAGTCTCCACATATGTCGAGTATCGGGAAGACATCGACGAGATCATCGCAGATATGATCGGAGGTCTGAGATCGGGTCTCACCTATGGCGGAGCGATCACGATTCGCGAGCTGCAGCGTAAACTTGAGTATCTCGTTGTCTCACAAGCGGGAAGAACCGAGAGCCTTCCACACAAGGCGATGTAG
- a CDS encoding carbamate kinase: protein MSAIRVVVAVGGNSLIRDSQHQSVQDQYAMAALTDDHIATLVQMGYEVAITHGNGPQVGFILRRSELAAHELHEIPLEVCGADTQGAIGYALQQNLCNDFRRLGIEKGVATVISQVEVDINDPAFLSPSKPIGWYMDEVTASRRQKEGWHVVQEGDKGWRRVVASPRPLRIIEAPVIRKLIDSGFVVIAVGGGGIPVVREQSGDVRGVEAVIDKDLASGLLATALDASLLVIATSVEKAALHFGTPKQQWIDTITLDEAKGYLAEGIHFGRGSMEPKIQAIVDFIEAGGTEGLITNAENLERAVSGETGTRITR from the coding sequence ATGTCGGCAATTCGAGTAGTGGTCGCCGTCGGAGGCAACTCGTTGATCCGGGACTCGCAGCATCAATCTGTCCAGGACCAGTATGCAATGGCGGCATTGACGGACGACCATATCGCCACGCTGGTTCAGATGGGATACGAGGTAGCGATCACTCATGGGAACGGACCCCAGGTTGGATTCATCCTCCGTCGCTCCGAGCTCGCAGCGCACGAACTGCACGAGATACCGTTGGAGGTGTGCGGGGCGGACACGCAGGGCGCGATCGGCTATGCGTTGCAGCAGAATCTCTGCAATGATTTTCGTCGGCTCGGCATCGAGAAAGGCGTGGCCACCGTCATCAGTCAGGTCGAGGTCGACATTAACGATCCTGCGTTCCTGAGCCCGAGCAAGCCGATCGGATGGTATATGGACGAGGTGACCGCGAGTCGCCGACAGAAGGAAGGCTGGCATGTTGTACAGGAGGGCGACAAAGGATGGCGGCGGGTGGTCGCGTCTCCCCGACCGCTGCGCATAATAGAAGCACCCGTAATCCGAAAGCTCATCGACTCTGGATTCGTCGTGATCGCCGTGGGTGGCGGAGGCATACCGGTTGTAAGGGAGCAGTCAGGAGACGTTCGCGGCGTGGAGGCTGTTATCGACAAGGATCTTGCGTCTGGATTGCTCGCGACCGCACTGGACGCAAGTTTGCTGGTGATCGCGACATCGGTTGAGAAGGCCGCGCTTCATTTTGGGACACCGAAACAGCAATGGATCGATACCATCACGTTGGACGAAGCGAAAGGGTACCTCGCAGAAGGGATCCATTTCGGACGTGGCAGCATGGAGCCCAAGATCCAGGCGATCGTTGACTTCATCGAGGCGGGGGGCACGGAAGGACTGATCACGAACGCGGAGAATCTGGAGCGTGCGGTATCCGGCGAGACCGGCACGCGAATCACACGCTAG